In a genomic window of Muntiacus reevesi chromosome 1, mMunRee1.1, whole genome shotgun sequence:
- the LOC136161737 gene encoding small proline-rich protein 2E-like, producing MSYQQQQCKQPCQPPPVVCPPKCSEPCPPPKCPEPCPPPKCPEPCPPPKCPEPCPPPQCQQKCPPVPPPQQCQQKCPPKSK from the coding sequence ATGTCTTATCAGCAGCAGCAATGCAAGCAGCCCTGCCAGCCACCTCCAGTAGTGTGCCCTCCCAAGTGCTCTGAGCCTTGCCCACCTCCAAAGTGCCCTGAGCCTTGCCCACCTCCAAAGTGCCCTGAGCCTTGCCCACCTCCAAAGTGCCCTGAGCCATGCCCACCTCCTCAGTGCCAGCAGAAATGCCCTCCTGTGCCACCTCCCCAACAATGCCAGCAGAAGTGCCCACCCAAAAGCAAGTAG